The genomic region CTTCTGAACTACGATACTTCCTTCCAAACCTGCATTAGCAACGATCTGACGAAGTGGTTCTTCAATTGAACGAAGAACGATATCGATACCTGTCTTCTCATCAGCATTCACTGGCTTGATCTTGCCGATAGCTGCAATGGTTCTCAGGTAAGCAACTCCTCCACCAGGAACGATTCCTTCTTCAACCGCAGCACGGGTTGCATGAAGTGCATCATCCACACGGTCTTTCTTCTCTTTCATTTCAACCTCAGTTGCAGCGCCAACATAAAGCACAGCAACACCTCCAGCCAACTTGGCCAAACGCTCTTGCAATTTCTCCTTGTCGTAATCTGAAGTAGTTGATTCAATCTGTGCTTTTATTTGTCCAACACGGGCTTTGATTCCAGCAGCTTCTCCTCCACCGTTCACAACAGTTGTGTTGTCTTTGTCGATGGTGATTTTTTCAGCCGTTCCAAGGTCAGCAAGTGTAGCGTCTTCCAACTTCAGACCTTTCTCTTCGCTGATAACGGTTCCACCTGTAAGAATGGCGATGTCTTCCAACATGGCTTTTCTTCTGTCACCGAATCCTGGAGCCTTCACAGCAGCAACTTTCAGCGACCCTCTGATCTTGTTCACCACCAATGTGGCCAATGCCTCACCTTCCACTTCTTCGCAGATGATCAACAATGGTCTTCCACTTTGAGCAGCTTTTTCCAACACAGGAAGCATTTCCTTCATGTTGCTGATCTTCTTATCGTGGATAAGGATGTATGGATTCTCAAGAACCGCTTCCATCTTCTCAGCATCTGTTACAAAATATGGCGATTGGTAACCACGATCGAATTGCATTCCTTCCACAACATCAACAGTTGTTTCAGTTCCTTTTGCTTCTTCAACAGTGATAACGCCTTCTTTTCCAACTTTACTCATTGCCTCAGCAATCAGTTTACCGATTGTTGCATCGCTATTTGCAGAGATTGAAGCAACTTGCTCAATCTTAGCTATGTCATCACCAACAGATTTAGACATTTTATGAAGCTCAGCAACAACAGCTTCAACTGCTTTGTCGATACCTCTTTTCAAGTCCATTGGGTTTGCACCAGCAGCCACATTCTTCAAACCAGTTGTAACGATTGCTTGCGCAAGAACGGTAGCGGTTGTAGTTCCATCACCGGCAACATCATTGGTCTTAGAAGCAACTTCCTTCACCATTTGCGCGCCCATGTTTTCAACCGCGTCTTTCAACTCGATCTCTTTTGCCACGGTCACACCGTCTTTGGTCACTTGTGGAGCACCGAATTTCTTGTCGATGATCACGTTTCGACCTTTTGGTCCCAAGGTCACTTTTACTGCATTTGCAAGGGCGTCAACCCCTTTTTTCAATCTGTCTCTAGCGTCCAGATCGAACAATATTTGCTTTGCCATTTTATTTTAGATTTTTTGATTTGATGAATTAAACGATTGCGAAAATATCAGACTCACGCATGATGAGCACATCGGTTCCGTCAACAGTAATTTCTGTTCCCGCATACTTTCCGTAAAGGACCGTATCACCAACTTTCACAGTCATTGGCTCGTCTTTTTTACCTGTTCCTACAGCAACCACCTTCCCTTTTTGTGGCTTTTCTTTAGCCGTATCTGGAATGTAAATTCCTGAAGCTGTT from Flavobacteriales bacterium harbors:
- the groL gene encoding chaperonin GroEL (60 kDa chaperone family; promotes refolding of misfolded polypeptides especially under stressful conditions; forms two stacked rings of heptamers to form a barrel-shaped 14mer; ends can be capped by GroES; misfolded proteins enter the barrel where they are refolded when GroES binds) — translated: MAKQILFDLDARDRLKKGVDALANAVKVTLGPKGRNVIIDKKFGAPQVTKDGVTVAKEIELKDAVENMGAQMVKEVASKTNDVAGDGTTTATVLAQAIVTTGLKNVAAGANPMDLKRGIDKAVEAVVAELHKMSKSVGDDIAKIEQVASISANSDATIGKLIAEAMSKVGKEGVITVEEAKGTETTVDVVEGMQFDRGYQSPYFVTDAEKMEAVLENPYILIHDKKISNMKEMLPVLEKAAQSGRPLLIICEEVEGEALATLVVNKIRGSLKVAAVKAPGFGDRRKAMLEDIAILTGGTVISEEKGLKLEDATLADLGTAEKITIDKDNTTVVNGGGEAAGIKARVGQIKAQIESTTSDYDKEKLQERLAKLAGGVAVLYVGAATEVEMKEKKDRVDDALHATRAAVEEGIVPGGGVAYLRTIAAIGKIKPVNADEKTGIDIVLRSIEEPLRQIVANAGLEGSIVVQKVKEGKDDFGYNARTDEYGSMYKFGIIDPTKVSRVALENAASIAGMLLTTECVLADEPEEGGGMPGGMPGGMGGMGGMM
- a CDS encoding co-chaperone GroES, producing the protein MGAIKIKPLADRVVVQAAVAEEKTASGIYIPDTAKEKPQKGKVVAVGTGKKDEPMTVKVGDTVLYGKYAGTEITVDGTDVLIMRESDIFAIV